A DNA window from Nitrospira sp. contains the following coding sequences:
- a CDS encoding Putative TRL-like protein family (Evidence 3 : Putative function from multiple computational evidences; MaGe:77307969), whose protein sequence is MKRMLLSVGVLAFAAMATGCGSVGGYTQPAGIAPTAWIFSETTSGGILHDNGVAPTKVGKACGTSIMGIVATGDTSVETAMNQGGIKKAVYTEQYIKNIMGFFVEVCTIVKGN, encoded by the coding sequence ATGAAGAGAATGTTGTTGTCCGTCGGTGTGCTGGCGTTTGCGGCAATGGCGACCGGTTGCGGGAGTGTCGGCGGGTATACGCAGCCGGCTGGTATAGCCCCAACGGCGTGGATATTCTCTGAAACGACGTCTGGCGGCATCCTCCATGACAATGGCGTGGCCCCGACCAAGGTCGGCAAGGCCTGTGGAACGAGCATCATGGGCATCGTTGCAACAGGCGATACGTCTGTAGAGACTGCGATGAACCAAGGTGGCATCAAGAAGGCGGTCTATACGGAACAGTACATCAAGAACATTATGGGATTCTTCGTCGAAGTGTGCACCATCGTCAAGGGAAACTAG